Proteins encoded together in one Amblyomma americanum isolate KBUSLIRL-KWMA chromosome 1, ASM5285725v1, whole genome shotgun sequence window:
- the LOC144113955 gene encoding F-box/LRR-repeat protein 12-like, translating into MTAFDADALPDVVLLHIFRLLKFSDLCKVGRVCRRWYGLSRSQALWTCVDASAPEISSVQMDRLASVLTDSVRWLYVSSFLHCGLFLSPGALRDLRAHCPYLSTLVIKSALLTTLDDFAPVTVGDFPPTLKTLSLRHSFFQVDQFFSLLAIRNLSILDLSFCWCVSDQDIPFVTQLPNLRELYLEYCEDIRDTGVALVVSRGHNLKTLALDGTKITDEAIRTIAENAPALERLYVGSTAVTDVGVLHLCKGKCFSLQELCLFSTRVTVQTIKVLVDIFPQLQWLNLEHTLIDIGDSPLIVKQVPPGCTVLVDGVRFHLGVGCNHSVDRLRLQD; encoded by the exons ATGACAGCATTCGATGCAGATGCACTGCCCGACGTGGTACTTCTGCACATCTTTAGGCTGTTGAAGTTCTCTGACCTATGCAAAGTTGGAAG GGTCTGCCGCCGTTGGTATGGGCTTTCACGGAGCCAAGCCCTGTGGACTTGCGTGGATGCCAGTGCGCCTGAGATCAGCTCAGTGCAGATGGACAGGCTGGCCTCGGTGCTTACAGACTCTGTCCGCTGGCTGTACGTGTCAAGCTTCTTGCACTGTGGCCTCTTTTTGTCTCCCGGAGCTCTGCGTGACCTTCGGGCCCACTGCCCATATTTGTCCACCCTTGTCATTAAGAGTGCTCTTTTGACGACTCTAGATGACTTTGCCCCAGTCACCGTGGGGGACTTTCCCCCAACTCTCAAGACCCTTTCTCTTCGCCATTCTTTCTTTCAAGTGGACCAGTTCTTCTCACTTCTGGCCATTCGTAACCTCAGTATTCTTGACTTGAGCTTTTGCTGGTGTGTTTCGGATCAGGACATCCCCTTCGTCACGCAGCTCCCAAATCTTCGTGAGCTTTACTTGGAGTACTGTGAGGACATCCGAGACACTGGCGTGGCTTTGGTTGTAAGCCGAGGCCATAACTTGAAGACCCTGGCCCTTGATGGTACTAAGATCACAGATGAGGCTATTCGCACCATCGCTGAAAATGCACCAGCACTTGAAAGGCTGTATGTTGGTAGCACTGCAGTTACTGATGTAGGTGTTCTACACCTGTGCAAAGGGAAGTGTTTCTCTTTGCAGGAGCTCTGTCTCTTCAGTACAAGGGTAACTGTGCAAACAATAAAAGTTCTGGTTGACATTTTCCCACAGCTGCAGTGGTTAAACTTGGAGCACACGCTCATTGATATTGGGGACAGTCCCCTGATTGTTAAGCAAGTGCCCCCAGGCTGCACAGTTCTGGTAGATGGGGTACGTTTTCATCTTGGGGTTGGCTGCAACCATTCCGTGGACCGGTTGCGGCTTCAGGATTGA